Genomic segment of candidate division WOR-3 bacterium:
GTTCAGCTCCTTGGCCTCCTGCCACAACTCCCGCATCTCCGCGCGGCGCGTGGGAACGGCTGCCGCCAGCATGGTCAGCCAATGCTTGCACTCGCGGGATTCCTTACGGCAAATGCCGATCTTGTGGCGGAAGTCACGCGGGGATTCCGCGTCGTTGGCCTCAGCGTAGTTCGCCCCGATACTGGTGGCCGCACGCACCAACTGGGTCAGCAAAGGGACGGTCACTGGCGACGACGAGACTGTCTGGCAGAAACGTATGGCCGCCACGCCGAACTTGGTGGTGCGGCGTTCGAGGTCGAACTTGTCGGCCTTGTCCATGGAGTGGCGCTCGATTGTAGTCACGCCCTTGCCGGAATCAAGCGGAACGCCACACGATCTGCCCTTCGGGCTTCAAT
This window contains:
- a CDS encoding four helix bundle protein, with the protein product MDKADKFDLERRTTKFGVAAIRFCQTVSSSPVTVPLLTQLVRAATSIGANYAEANDAESPRDFRHKIGICRKESRECKHWLTMLAAAVPTRRAEMRELWQEAKELNLIFGAALRTLDRKQRED